One Polaribacter sp. SA4-12 genomic window carries:
- a CDS encoding sugar transferase, protein MIKRVFDFIISFISLLFIFPILFLISIIIKISSPGPVFYKQTRVGENNKDFKIFKFRTMHLNADKKGLLTIGGRDPRVTTIGYYLRKSKLDELPQLINVVKGDMSFVGPRPEVRQYVNLYSETQKKVLNVKPGITDLASIEFRNENEILSEQEDPNQYYIDYIMPKKLEINLKYITQRSLIKDLDVIIKTFIAILR, encoded by the coding sequence ATGATTAAAAGGGTTTTTGATTTTATTATTTCATTTATTAGTTTACTTTTTATTTTTCCTATTTTATTTTTAATTTCAATTATTATAAAAATATCTTCTCCAGGACCTGTTTTCTATAAACAAACAAGAGTTGGTGAAAATAATAAGGATTTTAAAATATTTAAGTTTAGGACTATGCATTTAAATGCTGATAAAAAAGGGTTGTTAACGATAGGCGGTAGAGATCCCAGAGTAACAACCATTGGTTATTATTTACGGAAATCTAAATTGGATGAACTTCCTCAGTTGATTAATGTTGTAAAAGGAGATATGAGTTTTGTTGGGCCAAGACCAGAAGTAAGGCAATATGTAAACTTGTATTCTGAGACTCAAAAGAAAGTATTAAATGTAAAGCCAGGTATTACAGATTTAGCTTCTATTGAATTTAGAAATGAAAATGAGATTTTATCAGAACAAGAAGATCCAAATCAATATTATATTGATTATATTATGCCAAAGAAATTAGAAATCAATTTAAAGTATATTACTCAAAGGTCTTTAATAAAAGATTTAGATGTTATAATTAAAACTTTTATAGCAATTTTAAGATAA